Proteins from a single region of Ischnura elegans chromosome 2, ioIscEleg1.1, whole genome shotgun sequence:
- the LOC124154745 gene encoding uncharacterized protein LOC124154745: MKPTEGAEEAFGVGRRRIGAGPCYARPSMISAKYRLKEERRKVLKISVAKLRRIEDPESSLRRSVLINNTVRRLQREAREDKSKGQEVALEPLVLFCMPPSRTPPRMLSAIDDEQDEALLMSEARRRRKRKAEEAEQQLLRSGCPAAVTEQVPRREGPQFSCGHHAAMLHAESTSCVFHNLIASAIES; the protein is encoded by the coding sequence ATGAAGCCTACCGAGGGAGCTGAAGAGGCGTTCGGCGTAGGCCGGCGTCGGATCGGCGCGGGCCCCTGTTATGCGCGGCCGTCCATGATCAGCGCTAAGTACCGGCTGAAGGAGGAACGGCGAAAGGTACTCAAGATCTCGGTGGCAAAGCTGCGCCGAATCGAAGACCCGGAGAGCTCCCTGCGCCGATCCGTCCTCATCAACAACACGGTGCGAAGGCTGCAACGGGAGGCCAGGGAGGATAAGAGCAAGGGCCAGGAGGTGGCGTTGGAGCCACTCGTGCTCTTCTGCATGCCGCCCTCGCGGACGCCCCCGCGCATGCTCAGTGCCATTGACGACGAGCAGGACGAGGCGCTGCTCATGAGCGAGGCGAGGCGGCGGAGGAAGCGGAAAGCGGAAGAAGCGGAACAGCAGCTCCTTCGAAGCGGTTGCCCAGCGGCTGTGACCGAGCAGGTGCCTCGGCGGGAAGGACCTCAGTTCTCTTGCGGACACCACGCCGCTATGCTGCACGCAGAATCCACGTCGTGCGTCTTCCACAACCTGATCGCTTCGGCCATTGAGTCGTAG